One Aegilops tauschii subsp. strangulata cultivar AL8/78 chromosome 7, Aet v6.0, whole genome shotgun sequence genomic window carries:
- the LOC141027509 gene encoding uncharacterized protein translates to MSREPWVMCGDFNEALWQHEHLSRSARAEAQMAASRDCLQICELEDLGFSGIPYTYDDGQAGFRNVQVRLDRACVDEALRDIYPAARVVHLATSCSDHIPLLINLEGVQEPRRRMSIPRYEIMWERDLKLPTAISEAWAKHRPVDNLGSVANSLKEVMTDLRHWSKLNFGNVLKEIENLRQQLADLQLSGADRTQIRAKMNQLDKLLYREEMLWLQRSRIAWLKEGERNTKYLHRRAVWRARRNQIQRPMTADGSWCNVPSDMERMSNSYFKEIFTKDPTLDPHEVLDSIVPKVSAEMNDSLCMPYSEEEI, encoded by the coding sequence ATGTCGCGAGAACCATGGGTCATGTGCGGCGACTTTAATGAAGCACTCTGGCAGCACGAGCACTTGTCAAGATCAGCCAGGGCGGAGGCACAGATGGCAGCGTCCAGGGATTGCTTACAAATATGTGAGCTTGAGGATCTCGGATTCTCAGGGATACCATACACATACGATGATGGTCAAGCGGGTTTTCGCAATGTTCAGGTCCGCCTCGACCGGGCTTGCGTTGATGAAGCACTAAGAGACATCTATCCTGCGGCACGGGTGGTGCATCTGGCCACCTCCTGCTCTGACCACATCCCCCTGTTGATCAACTTGGAAGGAGTACAGGAACCGAGGCGCAGGATGTCAATTCCACGGTATGAGATTATGTGGGAGAGAGACCTCAAGCTTCCCACAGCCATCTCGGAGGCTTGGGCTAAACACCGGCCAGTCGACAATTTGGGCTCGGTGGCTAATTCGCTGAAGGAGGTGATGACTGACTTGAGGCATTGGAGCAAATTGAACTTTGGTAATGTTTTGAAGGAAATTGAAAATCTTCGTCAGCAGTTGGCTGACCTTCAACTGTCAGGCGCGGACCGGACGCAGATACGGGCTAAGATGAATCAACTCGACAAGCTTCTTTATAGAGAAGAGATGCTCTGGCTTCAGCGGTCTAGAATTGCATGGTTGAAAGAAGGGGAACGCAATACTAAATACCTACACCGGCGAGCTGTTTGGCGCGCTCGTCGCAACCAAATTCAGCGACCAATGACGGCTGATGGCTCCTGGTGCAACGTACCATCCGACATGGAGAGGATGTCTAACTCCTACTTTAAGGAGATTTTCACTAAAGATCCTACCCTGGACCCGCATGAGGTGCTGGATAGTATTGTTCCTAAGGTGTCTGCGGAGATGAATGACTCCTTGTGCATGCCATACTCGGAAGAGGAGATCTGA